A single Tenacibaculum sp. 190524A02b DNA region contains:
- a CDS encoding YceI family protein, protein MNTKSFNIKSIFFSVFVLVITTATAQSTTWKVDKSHSALSFAVDHMVISETTGQFNDYEITAIASKKDFTDAVFNVTIQTASIDTKDAKRDGHLKSPDFFDVKKYPTITFKSKKFKKLSGKKYVLEGEFMMQGVTKKVAFDVKFGGVVKDPWGNTRMGMKLIGEVNRYDYNLKYNSALEAGGLMIGKTVTIECRVELVKQ, encoded by the coding sequence ATGAATACAAAGTCTTTCAATATCAAGAGTATCTTCTTTTCAGTATTTGTTTTAGTGATTACAACAGCTACTGCACAATCAACCACTTGGAAAGTTGATAAATCTCATTCAGCATTAAGTTTTGCAGTAGATCATATGGTAATTTCAGAAACTACTGGTCAGTTTAATGATTATGAAATTACAGCTATAGCTAGCAAAAAAGATTTCACGGATGCTGTTTTCAATGTAACTATTCAGACAGCAAGTATAGATACTAAAGATGCAAAAAGAGATGGACATTTAAAAAGTCCAGATTTTTTTGATGTTAAAAAATACCCTACTATAACTTTTAAATCTAAGAAATTTAAAAAGCTTTCTGGTAAAAAATATGTGTTAGAAGGAGAGTTTATGATGCAAGGAGTAACTAAAAAAGTAGCGTTTGATGTTAAGTTTGGAGGTGTTGTAAAAGATCCTTGGGGGAATACTCGTATGGGAATGAAGTTGATAGGTGAGGTAAATAGATATGACTATAATTTAAAGTACAATTCAGCATTAGAAGCTGGAGGTTTAATGATTGGTAAAACTGTAACTATTGAATGTAGAGTTGAGTTAGTGAAACAATAA
- a CDS encoding Crp/Fnr family transcriptional regulator has protein sequence MKVESLFDYINTYVSLTANERNILRSKITFRSYLKNQYIVQQGDICRKVSFVLSGCTRVFFIDKKGQEQIISFGIKDWWVADIGSFVTQQAADYNVQCLENTEVIQFSYNTIEELYEEIPKMERFFRKIIERSLVASQKRIVRGFSLTAKERYIYFKENYPEIEKRVPQYMVASYLGITREFLSKIRKEIAKEG, from the coding sequence ATGAAAGTTGAGTCATTGTTTGATTATATAAATACTTATGTATCTCTAACAGCTAATGAAAGAAATATTTTAAGATCTAAAATAACATTCAGAAGCTATTTAAAAAATCAATATATAGTACAGCAAGGAGATATTTGCAGAAAAGTATCTTTTGTTTTATCCGGTTGTACTCGAGTGTTTTTTATAGATAAAAAGGGGCAAGAGCAAATCATATCATTTGGGATAAAAGATTGGTGGGTAGCAGATATTGGTAGTTTTGTAACACAACAAGCAGCAGATTATAATGTACAATGTTTGGAAAATACAGAGGTAATTCAGTTTTCATATAATACTATAGAGGAGTTGTACGAAGAGATTCCAAAAATGGAACGTTTTTTTAGGAAAATAATAGAGCGTTCATTGGTAGCTTCTCAAAAAAGAATTGTTAGAGGATTTAGTTTAACAGCTAAAGAAAGATACATCTATTTTAAGGAAAATTATCCTGAAATAGAAAAAAGAGTACCACAATACATGGTTGCCTCATATTTAGGTATTACTAGAGAGTTTCTAAGTAAAATAAGAAAAGAAATAGCTAAAGAAGGTTAA
- a CDS encoding sensor histidine kinase: protein MKIKQIYKQIINIGITNELTQKTVKRIKIVNFAAFFMGLNPLIALLVKYFINDLPDKMGLLFLTESIMYFSILFFNHLKKYDIAKSLFIIFFTAILFLHNNFLYKGEYTEYYYLVVPIGTLLFFDSKWVHYTFLVIAILLFFIPNYYLNIYEQGSFGFFHVIPFFLGLFVAVQYFRNENIKNEDKLKKAYVELEDKKKNELAHLQLKSLKAQMNPHFMFNAMNSIQALILKENKHEAYEYLTKFASLIRENLNMSEKSFVYFEEELSLLKKYLELEKLRFQNNFEYKISGIENITDIKIPSMIIQPFIENAIKHGLLHKTDGVKKVTIEFYQEEVLKCIVVDNGIGIQKSKEINTLNNKEASFSTKAIHDRLGLLKDYYKTDIGFTYEKVKQGTKVIIKIPYVNLDD from the coding sequence ATGAAGATTAAACAAATCTATAAACAGATTATAAATATTGGAATAACTAACGAGTTAACTCAAAAAACAGTTAAACGTATTAAAATAGTAAATTTTGCTGCTTTTTTTATGGGGTTAAACCCATTGATAGCTTTATTAGTAAAATATTTTATAAATGATTTACCTGATAAAATGGGGCTATTGTTTCTAACAGAGTCTATTATGTATTTTTCAATACTATTTTTCAATCATTTGAAAAAATATGATATAGCAAAATCATTATTCATTATATTCTTTACGGCCATACTATTTTTACACAATAACTTTTTATATAAAGGAGAGTATACCGAATACTATTATTTGGTAGTTCCCATCGGAACACTTTTGTTTTTTGATAGTAAATGGGTGCATTATACTTTTTTAGTGATAGCGATACTATTATTTTTTATTCCTAACTATTATTTGAATATATATGAACAAGGAAGCTTTGGCTTTTTTCATGTAATTCCCTTCTTTTTAGGATTGTTCGTGGCGGTGCAGTATTTTAGAAATGAAAATATTAAGAATGAAGATAAGCTAAAGAAAGCTTATGTAGAATTAGAAGATAAAAAGAAAAATGAGCTAGCACATTTACAATTAAAGTCATTAAAAGCACAAATGAATCCTCATTTTATGTTCAATGCAATGAATTCAATTCAAGCACTAATACTAAAAGAAAACAAGCACGAAGCTTATGAATACCTAACTAAGTTTGCTTCATTAATTAGAGAAAACCTAAATATGAGTGAAAAGAGTTTTGTGTACTTTGAAGAAGAGTTGTCATTACTTAAAAAATATTTAGAATTAGAGAAGTTACGTTTTCAAAATAACTTTGAGTATAAAATATCTGGAATAGAAAATATTACAGACATTAAAATACCTTCTATGATTATTCAACCATTTATAGAAAATGCTATAAAACATGGCTTACTTCATAAAACAGATGGTGTTAAAAAAGTAACGATTGAATTTTATCAAGAAGAAGTATTGAAATGTATTGTAGTTGATAATGGAATTGGCATTCAAAAATCAAAAGAAATCAATACATTAAATAATAAAGAAGCTTCCTTTTCAACCAAAGCGATTCATGATCGGTTAGGATTATTAAAAGACTATTACAAAACCGATATTGGTTTTACTTATGAAAAAGTAAAACAAGGAACAAAAGTTATTATAAAAATACCATACGTGAATTTAGATGATTAG
- a CDS encoding sensor histidine kinase — translation MKRLNKTFTKVLNIGVYDTAKEEHKKVKLLNSFCITWAISICFFMVFDPFFSQNIYRSIPMHLLSILTIVIVFVLQNKQRYTEARVLFIGMLIMVTFIFANFIEPSRMMENFYFVYPLVALILIDQKKITIGIMILCWLLYYVPYKLIPGIYPIEIFNPILLLSAFAGCYVILNYSQSLNKKKEKELEAAYIELEKRKQNELAHLQLKSLKAQMNPHFMFNAMNSIQALILKENKHEAYEYLTKFASLIRENLNMSEKSFVYFEEELSLLNKYLELEKLRFRSNFEYSINGVAQIEELKIPSMIIQPFVENSIKHGLLHKTSGTKKVSIEFFQEEVLKCIVKDNGVGLQKSKEINTLNNKQTSFSTRAIHDRLDLLKDYYKTDIGFIYEEVEEGTKVIIKIPYVKTNDED, via the coding sequence ATGAAGAGATTAAATAAAACCTTTACAAAGGTGTTGAATATTGGGGTATATGACACGGCAAAAGAAGAGCATAAAAAAGTAAAGTTATTAAACTCATTTTGCATCACTTGGGCAATTTCTATCTGTTTTTTTATGGTGTTTGATCCTTTTTTTTCTCAAAACATATATAGAAGCATTCCAATGCATTTGCTTTCTATTTTAACAATAGTCATAGTTTTTGTATTACAAAATAAACAACGATATACAGAAGCTAGAGTGTTATTTATAGGAATGTTAATTATGGTGACCTTTATTTTTGCTAACTTTATAGAACCATCAAGAATGATGGAGAATTTTTATTTTGTATATCCACTGGTAGCATTAATACTGATAGATCAAAAAAAAATCACCATAGGTATTATGATCCTTTGTTGGTTATTGTATTATGTACCTTACAAACTAATACCAGGCATTTATCCTATAGAGATTTTTAATCCTATTCTTTTATTATCAGCCTTTGCAGGATGTTATGTCATTCTTAATTATTCTCAATCTTTAAACAAGAAGAAAGAAAAAGAACTAGAGGCTGCTTATATAGAGTTAGAAAAGCGAAAACAAAATGAATTAGCACATTTACAACTAAAATCGTTAAAAGCGCAGATGAATCCTCATTTTATGTTTAATGCAATGAACTCAATTCAAGCATTAATCTTAAAAGAAAATAAGCATGAAGCCTATGAATACCTAACAAAGTTTGCTTCATTAATTAGAGAAAATCTAAATATGAGCGAAAAGAGTTTTGTGTATTTTGAAGAGGAATTGTCCTTATTAAATAAATATTTAGAATTAGAAAAACTCCGCTTTAGAAGCAACTTTGAGTATTCTATAAATGGAGTAGCTCAAATAGAAGAGTTAAAAATACCTTCCATGATTATTCAACCATTTGTAGAAAATTCTATAAAACATGGTTTACTTCATAAAACCAGTGGAACTAAAAAAGTGTCCATTGAGTTTTTCCAAGAAGAAGTTTTAAAATGTATTGTAAAAGATAATGGGGTAGGACTTCAAAAATCTAAAGAAATAAATACTTTAAATAATAAACAAACTTCATTTTCAACCAGAGCTATTCATGATAGGTTAGATTTACTGAAAGATTATTATAAAACAGATATCGGTTTTATATATGAAGAAGTGGAAGAAGGAACAAAAGTGATTATTAAAATACCATACGTAAAAACTAACGATGAAGATTAA
- a CDS encoding histidine kinase, with amino-acid sequence MKKITIYIYLILFSFSSLLYAQHPVYTHLTEKDGLPDIEFYGSIEDKEGFIWLAANKGLFRYDGKEFKNYTHPDKRGLSVFGLKLDNKGRVWCNNISGQFFFIENDKLTLFTDLKEYAKGQLADYLFYKGSLIASNLNYIAKIDLVSKEKKILNGKDWVASVFKENDTLFYLSKKHFKYNLVKDKFIQKVPFKSIDSIEGATNRFIHKDKRFVFLFNHQADSTKVDKTTLLVKKGRSFKKVVLPEKLKNTLASSFYDAGDELWIGTEKGVIICEYRKDTLFYKNTHFKGKYVTGFLKDRSNNFWYTTHRSGVFIVPNMYLKNYELEDTQENISAMCKVGQNSLLFGSTNGRLAVINTKDKQVDYIDLKVKEKVFAVIEIAKDIVLVSFASHSIVLSLDTGKYRRYPFNGNIKDISFIEKGKVVKASYSSASIMSTETQEMTQRLGSKRSYSTHYSKASQKIYVGFVDGVKEYNKDYKIKTITYNNKPIFAVDIDETNNGTVWFSTFKDGIIGFKKDGSTINFTEENGLLSNLTSVIKSDGDFLWVSTNIGVQILNTNTGKFRNLTRRDGINSFNISDISIFKDEVFFSSNKGVFQVNKNKVFKETVLLNFNFTEILIDDQKVAIKKFYKLNPTNNKIQFKFHTNGFLSEDNLEYQYRLLGVNGGGKWNVIDKNVNQLTFINLAAGEYELELKAVELNDEKETAIKRVRFNVPLPFYKEWWFIIGVFLLILVIVWYSFTNRIKRIRLKQEELLEKERIQKQLVSSKLESLQSQMNPHFIFNALNSIQNLVLKENKYEAYDYLTKFSMLIRENLNMSRKSFVNFEEELKLIIKYLDLEKLRFKNEFTYEIKGSSEIGDIKIPTMIIQPYIENAIKHGLLHKNEGEKKIAITFLQKETLVCIVQDNGVGIEIAKKIKEKSSVKRESFSTKAIQDRMLILKEYYKTDIGVDYISVKEGTKVVIKIPYTSI; translated from the coding sequence GTGAAAAAAATTACGATATACATATACCTAATATTATTTTCTTTCAGTAGTCTATTGTATGCACAACATCCAGTTTATACTCATTTAACAGAAAAAGATGGTTTGCCAGATATTGAGTTTTACGGGAGCATAGAAGATAAAGAAGGTTTTATTTGGTTAGCAGCAAATAAAGGTCTTTTTCGTTATGATGGAAAAGAGTTTAAAAATTATACGCATCCAGATAAAAGAGGGTTATCAGTTTTTGGATTGAAATTAGATAATAAAGGAAGAGTTTGGTGTAATAATATTTCTGGACAATTTTTTTTTATAGAGAATGATAAGCTTACGCTTTTTACAGATTTAAAAGAGTACGCCAAAGGACAATTAGCAGATTATCTTTTTTATAAAGGAAGTTTAATCGCGTCTAACTTAAATTATATTGCAAAAATTGATTTAGTATCAAAAGAAAAAAAAATCCTTAATGGAAAAGATTGGGTCGCTTCAGTTTTTAAAGAAAATGACACTTTATTTTATTTAAGTAAAAAGCATTTTAAATATAACTTAGTAAAAGATAAATTTATTCAAAAAGTTCCTTTTAAAAGTATAGATAGTATAGAAGGAGCTACAAATAGGTTTATTCATAAGGATAAAAGATTTGTTTTTCTATTCAATCATCAGGCAGATAGTACTAAAGTTGATAAAACAACTTTGTTAGTTAAGAAAGGTAGAAGTTTTAAAAAGGTGGTGTTGCCTGAAAAGCTCAAAAATACACTAGCTTCTAGTTTTTATGATGCAGGAGATGAATTATGGATTGGTACTGAAAAAGGTGTCATAATTTGTGAATATAGAAAAGATACCTTGTTTTATAAAAATACACATTTTAAAGGAAAGTATGTAACCGGTTTTTTAAAGGATAGAAGTAATAACTTTTGGTATACAACACATAGAAGTGGTGTTTTTATAGTGCCTAATATGTATTTAAAAAACTATGAATTAGAAGATACTCAAGAAAACATTAGTGCTATGTGTAAGGTTGGACAAAACAGCTTGTTATTTGGTTCAACCAACGGTCGTTTAGCTGTTATTAATACTAAAGATAAACAAGTAGATTATATTGATTTAAAAGTTAAAGAAAAAGTATTTGCAGTTATAGAAATAGCAAAGGATATTGTGTTAGTCAGTTTTGCTTCTCATTCCATTGTTTTAAGTTTAGACACAGGAAAGTATAGGAGGTATCCGTTTAATGGTAACATAAAAGATATTTCTTTTATAGAAAAAGGAAAAGTAGTGAAAGCCTCATACTCATCAGCTTCTATAATGAGTACTGAGACTCAAGAAATGACACAAAGGTTAGGTTCAAAAAGATCGTATTCTACACATTATAGCAAAGCTTCACAAAAAATATATGTAGGTTTTGTAGATGGTGTAAAGGAGTATAATAAGGATTATAAAATAAAAACCATTACTTATAATAATAAACCAATTTTTGCTGTTGATATTGATGAAACTAACAATGGGACAGTATGGTTTTCTACTTTTAAAGACGGGATAATAGGTTTTAAAAAAGATGGAAGTACGATTAACTTTACAGAAGAAAATGGTTTACTATCAAATTTAACAAGTGTTATAAAAAGTGATGGCGATTTTTTATGGGTATCAACAAATATAGGAGTACAAATTCTAAATACCAATACAGGAAAGTTTAGAAACCTAACCAGAAGAGACGGTATAAATTCCTTTAATATATCAGACATTTCAATTTTTAAAGATGAAGTGTTTTTTAGTTCAAACAAAGGTGTCTTTCAGGTAAATAAGAACAAAGTTTTTAAAGAAACTGTGTTGTTGAATTTTAATTTCACAGAAATTTTAATAGACGATCAAAAAGTAGCTATAAAGAAATTTTACAAGCTTAATCCAACAAATAATAAAATACAATTTAAGTTTCATACCAATGGCTTTTTATCAGAAGACAATTTAGAGTATCAATATAGATTACTAGGTGTTAATGGAGGAGGAAAATGGAATGTAATTGATAAAAATGTCAATCAACTAACTTTTATAAATCTAGCAGCAGGTGAGTATGAATTAGAATTAAAAGCAGTAGAGCTAAATGATGAAAAGGAAACCGCAATCAAAAGAGTTAGATTCAACGTTCCTTTACCTTTTTACAAAGAATGGTGGTTTATTATAGGTGTATTTTTATTGATTTTAGTAATTGTTTGGTATAGTTTTACAAATAGAATTAAAAGAATCCGATTGAAGCAGGAAGAACTATTAGAAAAGGAACGTATACAAAAGCAATTGGTGTCTTCTAAGTTAGAAAGTTTACAATCGCAAATGAACCCGCACTTTATATTTAATGCACTTAACTCTATACAAAACCTAGTGTTGAAAGAGAATAAATACGAAGCGTATGATTATTTAACAAAGTTTTCTATGTTGATTAGAGAAAACTTAAACATGAGTAGAAAAAGCTTTGTGAATTTTGAGGAAGAATTAAAACTAATTATAAAATATTTAGATTTAGAAAAGCTACGATTTAAAAATGAATTTACGTATGAAATAAAAGGCAGTTCTGAAATTGGGGATATAAAAATTCCTACAATGATTATCCAGCCTTATATAGAGAATGCTATTAAGCATGGATTATTACATAAAAATGAAGGAGAGAAAAAAATAGCCATCACATTTTTACAAAAAGAAACATTAGTTTGTATAGTTCAAGATAATGGTGTTGGGATTGAGATAGCAAAAAAAATCAAGGAAAAGAGTAGTGTAAAAAGGGAATCATTTTCAACGAAAGCTATTCAAGATCGAATGTTAATTTTAAAAGAATATTATAAAACTGATATTGGTGTTGATTATATATCTGTAAAAGAAGGTACAAAAGTGGTTATAAAAATACCTTATACTAGTATATAA
- a CDS encoding NUDIX hydrolase, translating into MYKVFVNDKPIILTTSIKKEEEYPVFLFKNTVMDELIYKIKSDQLSGVYLFSFDLEEDWNKIKKIYEPIVAGGGLVLNSFEEVLFIYRGEKWDLPKGRIEEGEHIREAAVREVEEECGIENVVIKDFLLNTFHFFFQDGEVKLKETHWYLMESNYKGKLTPQLEEGITDVRFMNTSEIDKALQNTYANIKLVYESYLQES; encoded by the coding sequence ATGTATAAAGTTTTTGTTAATGATAAGCCAATAATATTAACAACTTCTATAAAAAAAGAAGAAGAATACCCTGTGTTTTTATTTAAAAATACAGTTATGGATGAGCTAATTTATAAGATAAAATCGGATCAATTATCAGGAGTTTACCTGTTTTCTTTTGATTTGGAAGAAGATTGGAACAAAATTAAAAAAATATATGAACCTATAGTTGCAGGCGGAGGTTTGGTGTTAAATAGTTTTGAAGAGGTATTATTTATATACAGAGGTGAAAAATGGGATTTACCGAAAGGAAGAATAGAAGAAGGAGAGCATATACGTGAAGCAGCAGTAAGAGAAGTAGAAGAGGAATGTGGTATTGAAAATGTTGTAATAAAAGATTTTTTATTAAATACCTTTCATTTTTTTTTCCAAGATGGTGAAGTGAAGTTAAAAGAAACACATTGGTATTTAATGGAGTCTAATTATAAAGGAAAACTAACCCCTCAATTAGAAGAAGGTATCACAGATGTACGCTTTATGAATACATCTGAAATAGATAAAGCACTTCAAAATACGTATGCAAATATTAAGTTGGTTTATGAAAGTTACCTACAAGAGTCGTAA
- a CDS encoding sensor histidine kinase, which yields MMKSSINRILKTGIQTSNTPKENKKIKLLNIFCFTWAIMIIVITFFDIIFGRELQESLLIHGISYLLILGIFYLQKAHYYTIARVLFLTAIAAVTFVFANYTTPHSLIENFYFIYPLIGLILIEKKWININILIVCFGLYFIPNFYFQHYSQETILPVLVLSVFAASYVILNYSESINKKNEEKLLQSKTKLEEAYLELEERKQSELATLQLKALKSQMNPHFLFNAINSIQSLILTDKKEEAYRYLTKFSLLIRENIKTSEDSFVSFTTELSMLKKYLELEKLRFGEKFTYMIKGANKINEIKIPSAVIQPIVENAIRYGLLHKTEGEKLLVIEFQLEETFVCTITDNGIGLEASKKINLENTLNTKEKDTSIKAIQNRLHILKEHYKTDIGIQYEEIEEGTKVIIKIPYKM from the coding sequence ATGATGAAAAGTAGTATAAATAGAATATTAAAAACAGGAATTCAAACCTCCAATACACCTAAGGAAAACAAAAAGATAAAACTATTAAATATCTTCTGTTTTACTTGGGCAATTATGATTATTGTAATTACTTTTTTTGATATTATTTTTGGAAGAGAATTGCAAGAAAGTTTACTAATTCACGGAATTTCTTATTTACTCATATTAGGAATATTTTACTTACAAAAAGCACACTATTATACCATAGCAAGAGTGTTGTTTCTTACCGCAATAGCAGCTGTAACTTTTGTTTTTGCTAATTATACAACACCACATAGTTTAATTGAAAACTTCTATTTTATTTATCCGTTAATAGGGTTAATTCTAATAGAAAAAAAGTGGATAAACATTAATATTTTAATAGTATGCTTTGGATTGTATTTTATTCCTAATTTTTATTTTCAACATTATTCACAAGAAACCATATTACCAGTTTTGGTACTGTCGGTTTTTGCAGCCTCTTATGTAATATTAAACTATTCAGAATCTATTAATAAAAAAAATGAAGAGAAATTATTACAGAGTAAAACAAAATTAGAAGAAGCCTATTTAGAATTGGAAGAGCGTAAACAAAGTGAGTTGGCAACCCTTCAATTAAAAGCATTAAAATCACAAATGAATCCACATTTCTTATTTAATGCTATAAACTCTATACAAAGTTTAATACTTACAGATAAAAAAGAAGAAGCCTATAGGTATCTAACAAAATTCTCTTTATTAATAAGAGAAAATATAAAAACTAGTGAAGACAGCTTTGTAAGTTTTACTACTGAGTTATCAATGCTAAAAAAATATTTGGAACTAGAAAAATTACGCTTTGGAGAAAAGTTTACTTATATGATAAAGGGAGCTAATAAAATTAATGAGATAAAAATACCATCAGCAGTTATTCAGCCAATAGTAGAAAATGCCATTCGGTATGGATTATTGCATAAAACCGAAGGTGAAAAACTACTAGTAATAGAATTTCAGCTTGAAGAAACATTTGTATGTACCATTACAGATAATGGTATTGGTTTGGAAGCTTCAAAGAAAATAAATTTAGAAAATACGTTAAATACAAAAGAAAAAGACACCTCTATAAAAGCAATACAAAATAGGTTACATATACTTAAAGAGCATTACAAAACAGATATAGGAATACAATATGAAGAAATAGAAGAAGGGACAAAAGTAATTATTAAAATACCATATAAAATGTAG
- the dnaK gene encoding molecular chaperone DnaK, giving the protein MSKIIGIDLGTTNSCVSVMEGNEPVVIPNSEGKRTTPSVVAFVEGGERKVGDPAKRQAVTNPTKTIYSIKRFMGNKFSESEKEAGRVPYDVVKGDNDTPRVKIDDRLYTPQEISAMVLQKMKKTAEDYLGQGVSEAVITVPAYFNDAQRQATKEAGEIAGLKVRRIINEPTAAALAYGLDKANDDKKIVVFDFGGGTHDVSILELGDGVFEVLATDGDTHLGGDDVDEKIINWLAEEFKAEENMDLRQDPMALQRLKEAAEKAKIELSSTTSTEINLPYITATASGPKHLVRTLSRAKFEQLIDDLVKRTIEPCQTALKNADLSTSEIDEIILVGGSTRIPAIQEAVEKFFGKAPSKGVNPDEVVSLGAAIQGGVLTGDVKDVLLLDVTPLSLGIETMGNVFTKLIDANTTIPTKKSQVFSTAVDNQPSVDIHVLQGERAMAADNKTIGRFQLTDIPPAQRGVPQIEVTFDIDANGIIQVSAADKATGKSQNIRIEASSGLTDEEIQKMKADAEANADADAKAKETADKINGADSMIFQTEKQLKEFGDKLSADKKEPIEAALEELKKAHESKDLAQIDAAMEKINEAWKVASEEMYAAQQQAGGADAGAGAQQAQGNPENASQGDNVEDVDFEEVK; this is encoded by the coding sequence ATGAGTAAAATTATAGGTATAGATTTAGGAACTACCAACTCATGTGTGTCTGTAATGGAAGGGAATGAGCCAGTAGTAATTCCTAATTCAGAAGGAAAAAGAACAACACCATCTGTTGTGGCATTTGTAGAAGGAGGAGAGCGTAAAGTAGGAGACCCAGCAAAACGTCAAGCAGTTACTAACCCAACTAAAACAATTTATTCTATTAAGCGTTTTATGGGGAATAAATTTTCTGAGTCTGAAAAAGAAGCAGGAAGAGTACCTTATGATGTAGTAAAAGGAGATAATGATACACCTCGTGTTAAAATAGATGATCGTTTATATACACCACAAGAAATTTCTGCGATGGTGTTACAAAAAATGAAGAAAACAGCTGAAGATTATTTAGGTCAAGGTGTATCTGAAGCAGTAATTACAGTGCCAGCATACTTTAATGATGCACAACGTCAGGCTACTAAAGAAGCTGGTGAAATTGCAGGATTAAAAGTACGTCGTATTATTAATGAGCCAACAGCGGCAGCATTAGCATACGGTTTAGATAAAGCAAATGATGATAAGAAAATTGTAGTATTTGATTTTGGTGGAGGTACTCATGATGTTTCTATCTTAGAATTAGGAGATGGAGTATTTGAAGTATTAGCTACTGATGGTGATACACACTTAGGAGGAGATGATGTTGATGAAAAAATCATTAACTGGTTAGCAGAAGAGTTTAAAGCTGAAGAAAATATGGATTTACGTCAAGATCCAATGGCTTTACAACGTTTAAAAGAAGCAGCAGAAAAAGCTAAGATTGAATTATCAAGTACAACTTCTACAGAAATTAACTTACCATATATTACAGCTACGGCTTCTGGACCAAAGCATTTAGTAAGAACATTAAGTAGAGCAAAATTTGAGCAGTTAATTGATGATTTAGTAAAAAGAACTATTGAGCCTTGTCAAACAGCATTAAAGAACGCTGATTTATCAACTTCTGAAATTGATGAAATTATTTTAGTAGGAGGTTCTACTCGTATTCCAGCTATTCAAGAAGCTGTAGAGAAGTTCTTTGGTAAAGCACCAAGTAAAGGAGTAAACCCTGATGAAGTAGTGTCTTTAGGAGCAGCTATTCAAGGAGGAGTTTTAACAGGAGATGTTAAAGATGTTCTTTTATTAGATGTAACGCCTTTATCATTAGGAATTGAAACTATGGGGAATGTATTTACAAAGTTAATTGATGCAAATACAACCATTCCAACTAAAAAATCACAAGTATTCTCTACAGCTGTAGATAATCAGCCATCAGTTGATATTCACGTTTTACAAGGTGAAAGAGCTATGGCAGCAGATAATAAAACTATTGGACGTTTCCAATTAACAGATATTCCACCAGCACAAAGAGGTGTGCCTCAAATTGAAGTAACTTTTGATATCGATGCTAACGGAATTATTCAAGTATCAGCAGCTGATAAAGCAACAGGGAAATCTCAAAACATTCGTATTGAAGCTTCTTCTGGTTTAACAGATGAAGAAATTCAAAAGATGAAAGCAGATGCTGAAGCTAATGCAGATGCAGATGCTAAAGCTAAAGAAACTGCAGATAAGATTAATGGAGCAGATTCTATGATTTTCCAAACAGAGAAGCAATTAAAAGAGTTTGGAGATAAGCTTTCAGCAGATAAAAAAGAGCCAATTGAGGCAGCTTTAGAAGAGTTAAAGAAGGCGCATGAGTCTAAAGATTTAGCTCAAATAGATGCGGCAATGGAGAAAATTAACGAAGCTTGGAAAGTAGCATCTGAAGAAATGTATGCAGCACAGCAACAAGCTGGAGGAGCTGATGCAGGGGCTGGAGCACAACAAGCTCAAGGTAATCCTGAAAATGCTTCACAAGGAGACAACGTTGAAGACGTAGACTTCGAAGAAGTTAAGTAA